In the Candidatus Dechloromonas phosphoritropha genome, CCGCTACAACACGCTGTTTCTCTCCAACTACGCCAGCCTGAACATCGTCGATGAACTGAAGCGGCTCAAGGGCGTCGGCGACGTCACCATTTTCGGCGCTCAGGATTACTCGATGCGCGTCTGGCTCAAGCCCGACCGCATGGCGCAACTGGGCCTGACGACAACCGACATCGCCAACGCGATCCGCATCCAGAACGCCCAGAACGCGGCCGGCAAGATCGGCCAGGAGCCGGCGCCGGACAGCCAGCAACTGGTTTATACGGTGACTGCCAAGGGCCGCCTGCTGACCCCCGAGGAATTCGGCGACATCGTCATCCGCGCCAGCGGTCCGGGCGGCGTACTGCGCCTGAAGGACGTTGCCCGCCTCGAACTCGGCGCTTTCAGCTATGACCAGCAGGTCACGCTGGATGGCCAGCCGACCATCGCGATGGGCGTTTTCCTGCAAACCGGCGCCAACGCGCTGGAAGTGGCGGAAAAAGTGCAAGCGCGGATGGACGAACTCAAAGTCAAGTTCCCAGAAGGCATGGGCTACGTGATTCCGTTCGACACCACACGCTTCGTTTCGGCGTCGATTCATGAAGTGGTCAAGACGCTGCTCGAAGCGATGATCCTGGTACTCGCCGTCGTCTACATTTTTCTGCAGAACTGGCGGGCGACGCTGATCCCGATGACCGCCGTGCCGATCTCCCTGATCGGCACCTTCGCCGGCCTCTGGCTGTTCGGTTTCTCGATCAACATGCTGACGCTGTTCGCGATGGTGCTGGCGATTGGCATCGTCGTCGATGACGCCATTGTCGTACTGGAAAACGTCGAGCGCCTGATGTCGGAGGAAAAACTGCCGCCGCGCCAGGCGGCCATCAAGGGCATGAAGGAAGTCCAGGGCGCAGTCATCGCCACCACGCTGGTTCTGGTCGCGGTTTTCGTGCCGGTCGCTTTCCTTGGCGGCATCGCCGGCCAGCTCTACAAACAATTCGCCGTCACTGTGGCCGTTTCCGTGGCGCTCTCCAGCGTTGTCGCACTGACCCTGACTCCCGCGCTTTGTGCGTTGCTGCTCAAGGCACAGCACGGTGAGAACAAGTTTTTTGCTCCCTTCAACCGCCTGTTCGAGCGGCTCACCAAATCCTACATCGGCGTCGTTCGCCTGACGGTCAAGCACAGCATCGTCGTTGCGCTACTGTTTGCCCTTGTAATCGGGGCCATCTTCGCTTTTTTCCGCATCATCCCCGGTAGTTTCGTGCCGGACGAAGACCAGGGCTACCTGATCTCCGCCATCATGCTGCCGGACGGGGCCACGCTCAGACGCACGGCGACGACCGGCGAAAACATGCGCCAGGCCATTGCCGCCGATCCTGCCGTCATGTACACCTTCGTCGTTTCCGGCTTCGACCTGATCGGCGGCGGCAACAAGCCCAATGCCGGCACCATGTTCATTCCACTGCACGACTGGAGCGAACGCGAGGCCAAGGCGCAGGATCTGGCCGGCAAGTTCATGGGCATCGGCATGATGCAACCGGACGGCCTCGGCCTCGTCTTCAACCCGCCGCCCATCCAGGGTCTCGGTACGGCAGGCGGCTTTGAAGTATTCGTCCAGAACCGCGTGGACGGGGATGCCCGCAAGCTCGACGAAGTGGTCAAGAATTTCATGGCCGAGTTACAGAAACGCCCGGAATTCACCCGCGTCTCCACCTTCTTCCGCCCGACCGTGCCGCAGCTTTTCGTCGAGGTCGATGAGCCAAAGGCGCTGGCGCTCGGCATCCCGCTCGACTCCGTGTATTCGACGCTGCAAAGCACGATGGGCGCGCTTTACGTCAACGACTTCAACAAGGCGGGCCGCGTCTTTCGCGTGCAGTTGCAGGCCGACGCGGATTACCGCATGAAGCCGGAAGACATCGGCAAAGTCTACGTGCGCAGTTCGACCAGCAACGGGATGATTCCGCTCTCCGCCATCGCCTCGGTCAAGCGCGTCGTCGGCCCCGAACAGGTCGAACGCTTCAATGGCTTCGTCGCCGCCAAGATCATCGGCGACAGCAAGCCCAGTGTCAGCTCGGGCGATGCCATCAAGATCGTTGAGGAAGTGGCCGCCGCCACGCTGCCGAGCGGCTATGAAATCTCCTGGACCGGCCAGGCCTTCCAGGAAAAGCGTTCCGCCGGCTCGTCGATCCAAGCCTTCGCCTTCGCCATCATCATGGTCTTCCTGATCCTTGCCGCGCAGTACGAAAAATGGTCGCTGCCGCTGGCCGTGGTCATGGCCGTACCGTTCGCGCTGATGGGCGCGCTGACGGCAATCTGGCTGCGTGGCATGCCGAACGATATCTACTTCCAGATCGGACTTGTCGTGCTGATCGGCCTGGCGTCGAAAAACGCCATTCTGATCGTCGAGTTCGCCGCCCAGAAGCACGCCGAAGGCATGAGCGTCGTCGACGCCGCGCTCGAAGGCGCCCGCCTGCGCTTCAGGCCCATCATCATGACTTCGCTCGCCTTCGTGCTCGGCGTCGTCCCACTGGTCACGGCTACCGGCGCCGGCGCCGGCGCCCGCCAGTCGATGGGCACCGGCGTCTTCGGCGGCATGATCGCCGCCACCTTCATCGCCACCCTCTTCATCCCGCTGTTCTTCAAGTGGCTCGAACGCGGCAAGCGGGAAATGCCCGACGGCCACGAAGCAGCAACCCAAGCCGAGGAAAACTAAGATGCCCGCCCGGAATATCCGCCCCGCAAAAATCGGCCTTTTTTCGGTGTTGACCGTAACGCTCGCCCTCGCCGGATGCGCGGTCGGCCCGGACTACCAGCGCCCCGAGGCGACCTTGCCGGCAACCTACAGTCAGGCGCCAACCGACGAAAGCGCCACGGCACCGGTCGATCCGGACTGGTGGACGCTCTTTGGCGACGCCGACCTCAACGCCCTCGTCCAGCAGGCCCTGGCCGCCAATCAGGATCTGCAAGCGGCCGTCGCCCGTCTGGAAGCCGCTGACGCCTTTGCCCGCGAAGTCGGCGCCGCGTATTATCCGGCTGTCGGCCTTGATGCCGCCACCAGCCGCCTGGGCACCAGCGGCGTGACTTACAACGGCCAGCAGATGGGCGGCGCCACCTACAACAACCGCCGCGCCGCGCTCATCCTTAGCTACGAAATCGACCTCTGGGGCCGCATCCGGCGCCAGAACGAAGCCGCCGGCGCCGACGCACTGTCCAGCCGCTTTGCCCGCGACAGCGTACGACTGGCGTTAATCGGCAACGTCGCCAACGAGTATCTGGCCCTGCGCAGCCACGATGCGGAAATTGCCGTCAGCCAGAACACCGTCGACTCCCGCGAAGAGACCGTGCGCATTGTCCGGGCGCGGCTTGATGCCGGAAATGCCTCGGGGCTCGAACTGGCACAGGCCGAAAACTCGCTCGCCTCCGCCCAGTCACAACTCAGCCAGCTCAAGCGACTGCGCGGACTTTCCGAGAACCAGATCGGCCTGCTCACCGGCCAGCCGGGATTGCGCATTCCTGCCGGCGATTTCGCCAAGCTTCCCCTGCCCCCGATGCCCCCCACCGGCCTGCCCTCGACCCTGCTCGAAGCCCGTCCGGACGTGCGCCAGGCCGAGGAAAAACTGATCGCCGCCAACGCCCGCATCGGGGTTGCCAAAGCCGCCTACTTTCCGACAATCAGCCTGACAGGCATCTACGGCAGCGAGAGCATGGCGCTTTCCAACCTGTTCACCGGCCCTGCCGGCATCTGGTCGGCCGCGCTCGGCCTCACCATGCCCGTTTTCGATGCCGGCCGCACCGGTGCCCGTGTCGACCAGGCAAGCGCCGGCCAGAAGGAAGCGCTGGCCAACTACCGGATGACCATGCAGAGCGCCTTCAAGGACGTCAACGACGCCCTGGTTGCCCTGCGTGAACTGCGCGCGGAAGAAGCCGCCAACATTGCCCAACTGGAAGCCGCGCAACGTTCGCTCAAGCTGTCGCAGGCGCGCTATGAGGCCGGTTATGCCGGCTTTCTGGACGTACTCGATGCACAGCGGACGACAAACGTCGCCCAATTGACTTATCTGAACAGCCGCAAGAACCGGCTTGGCGCCGCGGTAGACCTCTTCAAGGCGCTCGGCGGCGGCTGGCGCGAAGACATCTGAACGGCGCCCTCGATCACAGGAGAGAGACAAAATGGTCAGAAGAACCAAGGAAGACGCCCAGGAAACCCGCAACCGGATTCTCGACACGGCGGTCGAGGTCTTCAGTCGGCAAGGCGTCGCGCAAACCTCGCTGAACGATATCGCCAAGGAAGCTGGTGTCACGCGCGGCGCCATCTACTGGCATTTTGCCAACAAGGTCGCCATGTTCGATGCGATGATCGAGCGCCTGATCTGCCCCTTGCTGATCAACAGCGCGGAACGGGAGGCGCATCTGGTGGCAGACCCGCTCGGTTTTATTCAGGCAGCGACCAACGAATTTCTCGAAAAGATGCAGATCGACGGCAGTTTCCGCAGCGTATTCGAGATTTTCTGGCACAAGTGCGAATACGTCGGCGAAATGGCCACCCTGCGCGACTCGCATCTTGACGAAGGCCAGAACCACATTGAGGTCATTCAGCGTGCCTTCTCACTGGCTCAGGAAAAAGGCCAGATCAACCGCACACTGACCCCGCACCAGGCAACCATCGGCCTGATCGCCCTGATCGACGGATTGCTCTTCAACTGGACCAGAATGCCCGAGATGTTTCCGCTGGCCAGCTATGCCCTCCACATTCTCGACGTATGGTTCAGCGGACTCGGCGTTCCGATGCCGCGCTGAACAGCAGATATCGAGTGGAACCACGACTGTGCAGAGGTAACCGGGCATATTCCGCTGATCGAGACGCGCAAGGCGTATAATTTTGCCCCATGCCTGAAATCAATACCTTAGCTGGCGACGCGGCCAGCACTCCGGTAGCCGCAACAACTGCCGAAACCGCTCTCGAAATCACCTTTGCCGACCTTGGCCTGGTGCCCGAACTGTTGCGCGCCGTACTCGACGAGGGCTATACCAAGCCGACGCCGATCCAGGCCCAGGCCATCCCGCTGCTGATCAGCGGGGTGGACATCATGGGTGGCGCCCAGACCGGCACCGGCAAGACCGCCGCCTTCGTGCTGCCGATCCTCCAACGCATCCTGCCCTTCGCCAGCAGCAGCCCGTCGCCGGCCCGGCATCCGGTGCGCGCGCTGATCCTTGCGCCGACCCGCGAACTGGCGCTGCAGGTCTACGAGTCGGTCAAGTCCTACAGCAAGCACACGCCGGTCCGCTCCATGTGCGCCTTCGGCGGCGTCGACATCAAGCCGCAGATCACCGAACTGAAGAAGGGGGTCGAGATCCTCGTCGCCACACCGGGCCGCCTGCTTGACCACGTCGAGAACAAGAGCGTCAGCTTCAACTCGGTGCAGGCGCTGGTCCTCGACGAGGCCGACCGCATGCTCGACATGGGCTTCATCCCGGATGTCACGCGCATCCTGAACATGCTGCCGAAACAAAGACAAAGCCTGCTCTTCTCGGCGACCTTCTCGGAAGAAATCAAGCGCCTCGCCGACACCATGCTCAAGTCGCCGGTGCTGATCGAAGTCGCCCGCCGCAACCAGGTTTCCGAGACGATCACACACCGCGTATACCCGGTATCCGAATTCGGCAAGCGCGGCCTGCTGATCAAGCTGCTGAAATCGAGTGAAATCCGCCAGTGCCTGGTCTTCATGCGCACCAAGCAGGGCTGCTCGCGGCTGACCCGCGAGTTGCAGCGCGCCGGCATCCATGCCGATGCCATTCACGGTGACAAGAGCCAGCTCGAACGCATCAAGGCGCTCGACGCCTTCAAGGACGGCACGACGCACGCGCTGATCGCCACCGATGTCGCCGCCCGCGGCCTCGATATCGACGACCTGCCCTACGTTATCAACTACGAGTTGCCGCACACGCCGGAAGACTATGTGCACCGCATCGGCCGTACCGGCCGCGCCTGCAAGCAGGGTAATGCCATTTCACTGGTTTGTGCGCGTGAAGTCGGCTATCTGGTCGATATCGAGAAACTGATCAAGCGGCCGATCGAGCAGGTCGAGGTCGCCGGTTTCGAACCGGAGCCGGAGTACGAATACCCGCCGGGCAACAAGCGCAAGCGCTCGTCCGCGCCGCCGATCAAGGCACCGATCGCCCAGCGTCCGGAACGCCCGGCGCAGAGCGACCGGCGTCCGCCGCGGCGCAGCCCGATGGTCGCCGCCGACGGTTTCGACTTCAGCAAGCCTTACGAGGACACGGCGCCGTGCGCCGAGTTGCCGGATTCCCCAAAGCCGCCGGCCAAGGTCGACCCACACAAGCCGAGGCGGATCGTTGCGGCGCTGCTCGGCGGTCTCGGCAAGCGCTAGATCACTGTCGCCGGGCGGTGTCGGGAGCAGCCACGGCAGGTCTTGTCTCGTTCAGCTTGATAATCACCAGCGACAGGTTGTCGCCGCCTCCGGCGGCCCGGGCACGCGCCGCGTCGACCAGAATTTCCGAAGCCCTGCGTGCCGAATTCTCGGCGACTATGCGGCCCATCTCCGCGTCATCGAAGTAGGCCCAGAGGCCGTCCGAGCAGATCACGAAACTGTCGCCCCCGGTCAGGTCGTGGGCTTCGCCAAAATCGAACCGCGGATCTTCCTTGCCGCCCAGCGACGTTATCAGGATATTGCGATTGGGATGCGACAGCGCCTCCTCGGGCGTGAGACGCCCGCTGGCGATCAGGTACTCGACATAGGAATGATCAACGCTGCGGAAAATCGGCTCCCCGTCGCGAAAGCGATAGAGGCGACTGTCGCCGCAGTGAGCCCAGGTTGCCTTTCCAGGCTGCAGCAACAACATCACCGCCGTGCTGTGCGGATCTTTCTCGTTCATGAAACGCGAGGCCTTGACCATGAGATGCGCCTCGAGCATGCTATTTTCTAGCAAGATCCGCGCCATTTCCAGCCTCGGCGAAAAGCACTCGAAGCTGTTCTTCGCCGTATACACCACCTGTTCCGCGGCCAGTGCGCCACCGGTGTGGCCGCCCATGCCGTCGGCGACGACCGCCAGCGCCACCCCGCGCTGGTGAACATGCGGAAGGATCGCGAGACGATCCTGTTGTTCCTTGCGATCCCCCTGGTGCTGTGCCGCGCACGCATCGACCGTTATGAGCATTACCTCTCCTTGACCGCGAAGATTAGCACGGATGGTCAGCCTGCTGCCCGTGACAAAACTCACGCTTTACGGACGATGGCCGCGCTCTCAGGGCATCGCCGCGTCGACGAGCTCGATCCAGTGCCTGGCCGGCAGAACGCTTCCCGCCTGCAGATGGGTCAGGCAGCCAATATTGGCGGTGGCGATAAGCAGCGGCGAACCCGCCATCAGTGCCGCCAGCTTGTTGTCGCGCAGGCGTCGCGACAATTCCGGCTGGAGCAGCGAATAGGTGCCGGCCGAACCACAGCACAGATGCCCGTCCGCCACCGGAACCAGCTCGTAGCCGGCTGCCACCAGCAGCCCTTCGGTGACGCCGCGTATCTTCAGTCCGTGCTGCAAGGTACACGGCGAATGGAAAGCCACCTTGCCGCGCGCGCCATGAGGCGCTTCAAGCAAGGCCTGCAGATGCGCCTGTTCGGCGGCGAGCACTTCCGAGGGGTCGCGACAGAGAGCACTGATTTTTGCCGCCTTTTCGGCGTAGACCGCATCGTTCGCCAGTACACGACCAAAGTCCCTGACCTGCACGCCACAGCCGGAAGCGGTGACGACGATCGCCTCGACGCCGGCCTCGACATGCGGCCACCAGGCATCGATGTTGCGCCGCATGTCATTCTTGGCCGCATCCTGGTCGTTCAGGTGGAAACGCACGGCGCCGCAGCAGCCTGCCTTCCTTTCCTCGAACAACTTGATACCCAGCTTGTCCAGCACGCGCGCCGTCGCCGCGTTGATATTCGGCGCCAGCGCCGGCTGCACGCAGCCGGCCAGCACCAGCATGCGGCGTCGATGGCCAAGCGCCTCCGGCCACGGCTTCGCCTTTCCCTGGCTATCCGGCGGCAACTTGTCGGCGAACGCGGAAGGCAGCAACGGGCGCACCAGTTGGCCCAGCTTCACCGCCGGGCCAAACACCAACGGGCGCGGCAAGGCGTTACGCAGCACCCAGCGGGTCAGCGCAGCGCCGCCCTTGCGCGGCAGTTTCTGCTCGACCACCTGACGTCCGATGTCGAGCAGATGGCTGTATTTGACGCCGGACGGGCAGGTCGTCTCGCACGAGCGGCAGGTCAGGCAGCGGTCGAGATGGAGGCGGGTCTTTTCGCTGACCGGCTGCCCTTCGAGCACCTGCTTGATCAGATAGATGCGGCCGCGCGGCCCATCGAGCTCGTCGCCAAGCAACTGGTAGGTCGGACAGGTCGCGTTGCAGAAACCGCAGTGCACACAAGTCCGCAGGATCGCCTCCGCCTCCTTGCCGGCCGGTGTGTCGCGGATGAAATCGGCAAGTCGGGTATCCATCAGAACTCCGCGTAGAGACGACCGGGGTTGAGGATAGCGCGCGGATCGAAGGCTTTTTTCAGCCGGCGATGCAGCGCGAGCATGGCCGGCGGCAACGGTGCAAAAGCGCCTTCGCGGCAGCGCAGCGATTCCGGCGCCCGATAAAGCACGGCATGACCGCCGAGACGCGCCGCCGCGCCGCGCACGGCAGCGTGAATTTCGCCCGGCTCGCCGGCGTACCAGCGCAAGGCGCCGCCCCACTCGATGGCGCGCAGGCCGTCGAGGCCCGGTGATGGCGCGCCGGAGGGCAGCGCCAGACGCCAGAGTACAGCAGCGGCAAACGCCGGGTGCGTTTGCTCACGCACCAAATTCCAGTGTTTTTCGGCGTCGACCGCAACAGCCCCACCCAGCTTGCTGATCGCTGCCGCGACGGCGGCCCTGGCTCCGGACAGCCGTAGCCAGAGCTTTCCGTCATGCCAGAACGACGCGGAAATCGGCAAAGGCTGGCCGCCCCACTGGTTGAGCCGTTTGACCGCCTCGCTTTCGTTTATGTCGAAAACCAGCGTCTGCTCGGCCACCGGTAGCGGCAACACCTTCACCGTCACCTCGGCCAGCACGCCCAGCGTACCAAGGCTGCCGGCAAGCAACCGCGAAATGTCGTAGCCAGCGACATTCTTCATGACCTGACCGCCAAATTCGAGCACCTGACCGGCGCCATCAACCAATTTCACGCCGAGCATGAAATCGCGCACCGCACCGGCCTGCTGACGACGCGGACCGGACAAGCCGGTGGCGACGCAGCCGCCGACCGTGGCACCGGAAAATCGCGGCGGCTCGAAAGCGAGCATCTGCCCCTTCTCGACCAGCGCCGCTTCGATCTCATCCAATGGCGTACCGCATTTGGCAGTAACGTAAAGTTCGGTCGGTTCGTAGGCGATGATGCCGGCGTAAGCCGCAACATCCAGTACCTCGCCGGCCAGCATGCCACCGTAGAAATCCTTGCTGCCAGCACCGCGGATGCGTAATTGCGTCTGGCTGTCATGGGCGCTACGGAGCGCCGCAACGAGATCATCGAGCGTCATCAGAAGCGT is a window encoding:
- the glcE gene encoding glycolate oxidase subunit GlcE — its product is MTLDDLVAALRSAHDSQTQLRIRGAGSKDFYGGMLAGEVLDVAAYAGIIAYEPTELYVTAKCGTPLDEIEAALVEKGQMLAFEPPRFSGATVGGCVATGLSGPRRQQAGAVRDFMLGVKLVDGAGQVLEFGGQVMKNVAGYDISRLLAGSLGTLGVLAEVTVKVLPLPVAEQTLVFDINESEAVKRLNQWGGQPLPISASFWHDGKLWLRLSGARAAVAAAISKLGGAVAVDAEKHWNLVREQTHPAFAAAVLWRLALPSGAPSPGLDGLRAIEWGGALRWYAGEPGEIHAAVRGAAARLGGHAVLYRAPESLRCREGAFAPLPPAMLALHRRLKKAFDPRAILNPGRLYAEF
- a CDS encoding TetR family transcriptional regulator — translated: MVRRTKEDAQETRNRILDTAVEVFSRQGVAQTSLNDIAKEAGVTRGAIYWHFANKVAMFDAMIERLICPLLINSAEREAHLVADPLGFIQAATNEFLEKMQIDGSFRSVFEIFWHKCEYVGEMATLRDSHLDEGQNHIEVIQRAFSLAQEKGQINRTLTPHQATIGLIALIDGLLFNWTRMPEMFPLASYALHILDVWFSGLGVPMPR
- the glcF gene encoding glycolate oxidase subunit GlcF gives rise to the protein MDTRLADFIRDTPAGKEAEAILRTCVHCGFCNATCPTYQLLGDELDGPRGRIYLIKQVLEGQPVSEKTRLHLDRCLTCRSCETTCPSGVKYSHLLDIGRQVVEQKLPRKGGAALTRWVLRNALPRPLVFGPAVKLGQLVRPLLPSAFADKLPPDSQGKAKPWPEALGHRRRMLVLAGCVQPALAPNINAATARVLDKLGIKLFEERKAGCCGAVRFHLNDQDAAKNDMRRNIDAWWPHVEAGVEAIVVTASGCGVQVRDFGRVLANDAVYAEKAAKISALCRDPSEVLAAEQAHLQALLEAPHGARGKVAFHSPCTLQHGLKIRGVTEGLLVAAGYELVPVADGHLCCGSAGTYSLLQPELSRRLRDNKLAALMAGSPLLIATANIGCLTHLQAGSVLPARHWIELVDAAMP
- a CDS encoding efflux transporter outer membrane subunit, translating into MPARNIRPAKIGLFSVLTVTLALAGCAVGPDYQRPEATLPATYSQAPTDESATAPVDPDWWTLFGDADLNALVQQALAANQDLQAAVARLEAADAFAREVGAAYYPAVGLDAATSRLGTSGVTYNGQQMGGATYNNRRAALILSYEIDLWGRIRRQNEAAGADALSSRFARDSVRLALIGNVANEYLALRSHDAEIAVSQNTVDSREETVRIVRARLDAGNASGLELAQAENSLASAQSQLSQLKRLRGLSENQIGLLTGQPGLRIPAGDFAKLPLPPMPPTGLPSTLLEARPDVRQAEEKLIAANARIGVAKAAYFPTISLTGIYGSESMALSNLFTGPAGIWSAALGLTMPVFDAGRTGARVDQASAGQKEALANYRMTMQSAFKDVNDALVALRELRAEEAANIAQLEAAQRSLKLSQARYEAGYAGFLDVLDAQRTTNVAQLTYLNSRKNRLGAAVDLFKALGGGWREDI
- a CDS encoding multidrug efflux RND transporter permease subunit yields the protein MSKFFINRPIFASVISIIIVIAGLVASQVLPVAQYPQIAPPTVLITANYPGASAETLARTVAAPIEEQLSGVENLLYFTSSASANGSVAITATFDIGTDIDIASVNVNNRVKAAEPRLPEEVRRNGVIVQKRSNDILQLVALTSEKSRYNTLFLSNYASLNIVDELKRLKGVGDVTIFGAQDYSMRVWLKPDRMAQLGLTTTDIANAIRIQNAQNAAGKIGQEPAPDSQQLVYTVTAKGRLLTPEEFGDIVIRASGPGGVLRLKDVARLELGAFSYDQQVTLDGQPTIAMGVFLQTGANALEVAEKVQARMDELKVKFPEGMGYVIPFDTTRFVSASIHEVVKTLLEAMILVLAVVYIFLQNWRATLIPMTAVPISLIGTFAGLWLFGFSINMLTLFAMVLAIGIVVDDAIVVLENVERLMSEEKLPPRQAAIKGMKEVQGAVIATTLVLVAVFVPVAFLGGIAGQLYKQFAVTVAVSVALSSVVALTLTPALCALLLKAQHGENKFFAPFNRLFERLTKSYIGVVRLTVKHSIVVALLFALVIGAIFAFFRIIPGSFVPDEDQGYLISAIMLPDGATLRRTATTGENMRQAIAADPAVMYTFVVSGFDLIGGGNKPNAGTMFIPLHDWSEREAKAQDLAGKFMGIGMMQPDGLGLVFNPPPIQGLGTAGGFEVFVQNRVDGDARKLDEVVKNFMAELQKRPEFTRVSTFFRPTVPQLFVEVDEPKALALGIPLDSVYSTLQSTMGALYVNDFNKAGRVFRVQLQADADYRMKPEDIGKVYVRSSTSNGMIPLSAIASVKRVVGPEQVERFNGFVAAKIIGDSKPSVSSGDAIKIVEEVAAATLPSGYEISWTGQAFQEKRSAGSSIQAFAFAIIMVFLILAAQYEKWSLPLAVVMAVPFALMGALTAIWLRGMPNDIYFQIGLVVLIGLASKNAILIVEFAAQKHAEGMSVVDAALEGARLRFRPIIMTSLAFVLGVVPLVTATGAGAGARQSMGTGVFGGMIAATFIATLFIPLFFKWLERGKREMPDGHEAATQAEEN
- a CDS encoding DEAD/DEAH box helicase, whose product is MTFADLGLVPELLRAVLDEGYTKPTPIQAQAIPLLISGVDIMGGAQTGTGKTAAFVLPILQRILPFASSSPSPARHPVRALILAPTRELALQVYESVKSYSKHTPVRSMCAFGGVDIKPQITELKKGVEILVATPGRLLDHVENKSVSFNSVQALVLDEADRMLDMGFIPDVTRILNMLPKQRQSLLFSATFSEEIKRLADTMLKSPVLIEVARRNQVSETITHRVYPVSEFGKRGLLIKLLKSSEIRQCLVFMRTKQGCSRLTRELQRAGIHADAIHGDKSQLERIKALDAFKDGTTHALIATDVAARGLDIDDLPYVINYELPHTPEDYVHRIGRTGRACKQGNAISLVCAREVGYLVDIEKLIKRPIEQVEVAGFEPEPEYEYPPGNKRKRSSAPPIKAPIAQRPERPAQSDRRPPRRSPMVAADGFDFSKPYEDTAPCAELPDSPKPPAKVDPHKPRRIVAALLGGLGKR
- a CDS encoding serine/threonine-protein phosphatase; its protein translation is MLITVDACAAQHQGDRKEQQDRLAILPHVHQRGVALAVVADGMGGHTGGALAAEQVVYTAKNSFECFSPRLEMARILLENSMLEAHLMVKASRFMNEKDPHSTAVMLLLQPGKATWAHCGDSRLYRFRDGEPIFRSVDHSYVEYLIASGRLTPEEALSHPNRNILITSLGGKEDPRFDFGEAHDLTGGDSFVICSDGLWAYFDDAEMGRIVAENSARRASEILVDAARARAAGGGDNLSLVIIKLNETRPAVAAPDTARRQ